In the Primulina tabacum isolate GXHZ01 chromosome 15, ASM2559414v2, whole genome shotgun sequence genome, TCATGCTTATTTgcaacttccatttcttcaacTTGGTTCCACCAAGTCTGTAATAACAAAAAAATCCACAACGAGTGATCATGATAATTTGAATGTCTAATGTGTAAACTGCAAAAGAaacccaaaaaaatattaaatatataaaaatttgaaGAATTTTTCTAACCGGCATTGAACAATTCGTTCAACTCATAAAAATAATGTAACAAATGCTTTTCAACTCAACTTCGTACTCCTTTTGAAACGAAAGCTCCGGCAGGAGTGGTCGGTGAAGCATCCGCGAAGGAGATAGTGAAAGAAGAGTGCAGCAACGAAGGGCAGTGAAACTTTGAAATAATAAAGACTGTGACTGTGGAAGCGGCACCGGAGTCACTACAACAACAGAGGCGGTGAAAATGGAGCGACGAACAAAAATGAGTTCAAATTTTTTGATCTGAAAATAAATGAGGCTTTGAGAGTGTGTTTGAAACTAAAATTGGTTGCTAAAATGAGTTGATTTTTTCATAATtgctaatgaatatttaatgtttttctcttatcttttcttttattttacatataaatgCATCACTTTTATAACAAgttgatttttaaatatgaacTAATAAgcatcatatttttttatttaaatatgtcatTTTGTTTTTGTGACACTATTTTtatcttatatatattttttaatgtttgCGGGTGTTTTTAtgcttattatttttattttacattgtttgaaatattatatgcatagaaaatttaaatcataatgtGTCTACATTATTGTGTCTACACGCGTTTGCAAACTTAGGATCAATGTTTATAGTGTGTTTTCCGTGAAATGGATCAACTCTACCcgtatttacaataataaataattttttgtcataaaaaataatattttttcattattaaataaaataggaGATTCGTATCACAAAATGATTCGTGagccgtctcacaaaattttatatgttatcttatttatatatctattttatttatcaaaatcacaattgatatttaatttaataaatatttagtggttttattttaacattattatgataattaagttaattaagaaaattttatttgacaAAATTTTGTTTATGTTTATTCCATTTAAGTACATCGTCATTTTGGTTTTGATAAAATTCACTATTATGTTATTTTTTgatagacatgaattaattgtggcgatgaaaataaaaaccagcagaccagcagcactctttaagaaaacagtagacaaaaagaaaatcagaagctactggtctagtaaaacaaaagcagtagaaaggatagaaaaacagaatcagtagaagatgttgcctaacgtgactactttaaatgttaccgttaaagttaccaagtactagtattaattgcagcattaaatactatacggagtcatttaattcactttaccgagtttagtataaaacatgactgattgttttatagcttttctgcaagaaccttttttggtaataaagctgactctatcagaaatctgaagacatcttctgatcataaacgttgaactcagtcgcttatatatacatggaacaaacccttacagaaaaagaactctacgcataatatcttttcaaggatcaacgctatttcactcaacgagacaacctcgaaattccttgataactttgagttcaacacaaagaaaagtagcacacgcttcatagcaaatatctgatcttttgaagatcatcttgtgctactgattcttacactcttcacaatcttttacaacacttatactttatcaggaagagcttgtaatctgaaaagagtcttttcagaaccttttgtatcacgttttttttgagtcgagtaactaagagtttcagtaggcaaaggtgtaagtccttttgaagtgggtgtgtacaagagttgtactgtaatatccaaagtcttttagttataccttctggaaacaggagaaggggagacgtagaagatttcatcttcgaactttcataaacaactactgcctactgttattattgtctttcacttacttcatcagattgtttccgcacttataattgtaatctaggtgaaggtatacgcaacaagatacaatactatctctaacaggattttagtacctcatcaaaagaaaggaaaaacgagtagagtttattcaccccccctctaaactcaacttcgatcctcaacatttttattattttttcattgtGAATTATATttagatgaaaaatatattttctaatttGAGAGAGTTGTCATTATGTTATAATCATGCGGACTGAAAgtatatgatttattgtcataataaatcataaacaatATGTTATTCGATTTTAAACATTATCTAAATctcattatttatttcattattagTTATCTACGTGCATCCCACGTGTACATTCCTAGTTATTATAAAAGTGTGAGTTTCATTGTTTATTTATTGCAGAAAAACAGAGTTAAAAccagataaatatttcattacttataaaTGTTGGTCTGGATTACATTATCATACTTCTCCTccacaacaattatccaaaatttcagccaaACAGATAGAGAAGAAGGACCAGTCATGAGAAAGCTGTGAGAATGAGCTATGCGCCTCAAGATCTTCAATTCCTTGCGGAGCACCAGCTGATACATGTGACCGTCCTTGAagacgtccacccacacagcaatATTCAAGTGCTTTCGCACTTGATTCAGTTCTGCTACCAATTCAGGAGTGGTGACCTCCCCATAGTTGTATAAGAGCTCAAGCTCCTGCAATCGCTCCAAGTAATGCAGACTTTCATAGAAAACTTCGTCTTCTATCTCAGCCTTCCTGGCCCCCACAGAAAAGGGAGAAAGACTTGAGTCACCCGTATCAgacattttttttatcttgaatattttgaatgatatgCCTAAAACTAATTGAGccatttctatttatagcagaatatcaagaaagctgaagagtcgtcaacgtttcagcaaaaccaataacctctctgactcttaaaattattttgtagcactactttaattattatatgcaccaatttagggggaatgtcagtttttttttaaagaagttaactgagaagacaatcgtttgtgaattatttcccaactgatcgttcagcttgacaattttacaaatcttctcacataagttaaccaattaaaaacttattatattccaaatcaaatgacgtgactaaatttttatgacgtggcatattttaaaaccgctcattattatatacacacgattacagcacacgtgcacacatttttattcaaaatttttctcgagctgacacgtgtccagaatttgaatagtcacgaacaaaagcattttgcccgcttcacttcagttttattcttcacaattacaatcagtttctaagagtaTACAAATTTCAGAACTTATTCTCTTCAATTTGCAGATCACTACACTTTCCGAAATGGCAAACCAGATCCCAGCCCATATCTTGAATACGATGGTCATCGATTTTAACTCGGTTCTATTGATTCAAGAAGCAGACGTTAAGAATGTATTTCTAAAGCTTGAGTCGGCAGGTCTCAGGATGTTCTTAAGACAATCTTCTCAGAAGATATACCTCAAGGAAGTCAATGAATTCTATCGGAAGGGATTTATCACTGCTAATGACACTATCTCTGTGACTATCAAtgatcagttgctactcctttctgaagaagctttcggagaaatcttctctttgccaactgatggttatgtcagcttttctgaagtaaaaactcaggacattgaagaaatgcagtctcgactatctgctgatggacggaaaatcaaggtttccgatccaaagaaggaactgaaaccagaaattcagttgttaGCTGATATCGTGTCAAAGGGAATATTAGCAAAAGCCGGTTCTTATGCTGCTCTTACACTCGAAAAATTTCAGGTAATGACCATAATCATGGGTGAAAAGAAAGCAAATTGGAGATATATTCTTTTtaacatcttgaagaatatgctcaagtcatccaaacagtcatgtggctttgccatccaaatcagttatctgttaaaactgaagggtttggtagctgaaaatgctgaaacatcatcaaaattcaaggtctttactgccaaaaacaccttgccatcaaaaaccaaactagaggttgagccatcaccagtcaagaaggccaaaacagcaaaaaggaaactgattctcagtgaatcagattcagagaaaactccttcccctaagcttgtcaagagaccaaggactcaaagaaccaaaccaataacaacagtggaagtcattccacctgagaaaattattcaatcagCTGTTCAACAGCccattcaggctatccctttgcaagtagtctcacctgatgattcagttaccaaagcaaagacaccagctaaggtaagagctcccttgactcttgtaaatcgccctaccatcttgcctagagccagatctaaaggtgtaatattaagggaaccagtgcactccacacattctggaatggatcttcctcacattctctcaactgacaaaggaaaaggcaagctGGTTGAAGAACCCCGGCCATCCAATGTCACTCAAACACACATTGACCTagtttgggaacaggtcaatgcattttccacatcacaattaaaatcttttgattgttggaaaagcttcagaacagaaatctttgccaaagaactgaagcatagatctcaactgaaaaagttcatcaagctagaagcgattgtgatgaaagtagtcaaagctgctacaattccacaggcattagaaaggcagaaatatttctttgatcagatTCGCGTCAAAAAGCTAACAAAAATGGTAGCAAAGCTGaagtccaactacaatcccacaagtccaactgcatacaatgatagagctgtgttcactcaactggacacagatcttagtagtctgcagagtgaaatcagattttgggaagaagatcaggaactagttcttcatgacaaaccccccaactcaaatattgaaaaagatttatcctcctctccacaaaaagaaccatctccacaacaggcaactgaaaagccagttcagggaatacctcaatcctctcagacagaacatcagctatattctgaagcagaactatccttggcaaacattgatgaaatcattcaagctgttaccttggaagctcagctagaggaAATACAGTATGACTCAGTTACACATTCAGCTGAACAACCAGAGCAAGACAttaagatatcatctgaagcaccagctgagtcacttattgctgaaaaatttatatctgctcaaactgaagatcaaactgaagtgccaaaccaaacttcagaaaaagaaataactgaatcggaaaaagctcaaactgaagcaccagttcagccagaaagTTCTGCTGAACAAGATATTCAAACTGATGAACAAGCAAAACCCTCATAACAAGAAACTGCTGAACATGTAGAAGGTCAGTTGCTCACTGAATCAAAGGAGAAAGAacaaatttcagttaattctccacaggaggcccctatgtatgaaccatccatctccatcattcagccagacactccatttcttgatcaaaaccaacgttcatcatctcaaattcaagaaaatattccagctcagcctatggctggaacaatggaaactaatcaagcattagttctttttggacaaacatCGAAACATTCAGAAACGCCCAGTCAGCAACCTCcaattcaatccacagaaatggatgttgttcttgaagaaatccagaacatacagtacaatatgcagcagatgcttgctgaaatcaagaaaattcaattagAACAACTGTCAAATTAGATTCTTCGACTGAATTTGACTCGGCAAAACTAAACGCTCTTCAAGCCAACATGGACTCTCTTAGCAGAACTGTGCTTGAAATAAAGAAGGGGCTAGTTAACTCACTCTTTACAACTCAGGATGTAATCAGTCAGAGAGTTGAGCGACTGGAAACCTCTGTTTCAAATCAAATAGAATTGCTACAGACCTCCCTCACAACTGTTGCCACAAGTATCTCATCAGATGTAAAACTTCTTTCCATTGACGTTCGAAAGTTATCAGACaaaatggagttgtttgacaaaaagggggaagaacagcagctgaagaagaattaatcagattattagaatcaactgatataatattctcagattttatgttatctacaaggaatccagttattttatgattcagttgcgtaatctattatctacaaatagctcagttattcgatcttaaatcacttggttttgtcaaacaccataaagggggaaattgttggaaactagattctggagtttgacaaaacatgaatcaatcgattaacaaaatatgaatcaactgatatgcgcaagcaaattcggcaactgaacttatcaactgaaatcagaTGATACAATGACacagagtaaactgatcagttggaactgatcagttaaaacattcagccgaatgccttaaagtctctcaactgaagatgtctcgggaaagaacaaagaagacataacagattacaagagcgccgcacaacaaccaagactacttaaaacaacgcattctggacaaagcaattaagacgccgaattacaataaatgaagaaaacaatatcgaaggaataatcaagtggaaaccaacggatacaaagattcaaatttatctcaagattaccgttggaaaagaagagtataaatatggcagaagaaaaagaagaagcaacgatacatcattcaaaacttgctattactctgtcaaaatctcagctcactcttacttgatttattcgtagcaatcaaggctacaagttgagcaaactagcactctgtaatatttgttaattcaatattaagatcagttacgcacagagatcattttgtaatactaagagtttcagtttaggcagtgggtaagtcctaactgaagtgggtctgtacaagtgttgtattggatcaaagtcttttagtggaaatcctattcttgtgatagaaggggtgacgtaggagtaattgaattctccgaacatccagaaacaatccttgtgtattttatttcagttctgtattctatctgtcagtcagttaccttccgcaactacctcagtttaactgattgatattgaccaacaagattccgagaatcagtttgtcaccaaactgaactcaaaaattcgaaaagaccaatattaattgagagtgtttattcaaccccccattctaaacactcttgacacgtcaatcgatcctatcaaatatttttcaaccgcctaaaaaacGGTTGATAGAGAAAATTCGAAAACAAATAAGATTTttaaagagttcattcacccccccccccccccccctctaaactctttcccgatcctaacaagtggtatcagagcaggttttTCTCTAAACACTGAcatcatttaaataatcatggcATCTTTCagcaaaattcctatgttctccaagGAAGActatgatgattggaaaattcgCATGCAGGCACATCTAGCAGCACAGGATGACGATATGTGGTTTGTAATTACCGATGGaccaatgaagatcatgaaagtaAATACAGTTGTGGGTACAACTGAAGGTGCTCCTCAAATGATAGAGAAACATAGATCTGAATGGACAGCTGAGGATAAAAAGAAAGCAAACCTGGACAACGTTGAAAAAGATATTCTCTATAAGACTCTGGATAAGAACATGTTCGCCAAAATCAAGACCTGTACCACAGCAAAGGAGATATGGGAAAAACTTACTCAACTATGCGAACGCAATGATCAGaccaaagaaaacaaactgACCGTGGCcattcaaaaattcgataatGCAAAGATGAAGCCAGGAGAAACTCTTGCAGAATTTGATGAACGGTTTAGCAGCATTATCATCGAGCTCATCTCACTTGGAAAAGAGTACTCCAACAGAGAAATCGCGTTGAAGGTCATGCGAGCTCTTCCCAGATAATGGGATGTAAAGACCATAGCAATGCGCgaatccaaagatctgaacaaactggaactccatgatctgtttgctgatcTTAAAGCATACGAATTTGAGCTTGGAATACGAACTGAAGAGGAGCCATCCACAACTCAACAAACCAAGGCTTTGGCAGCTGCTACAATGACTCTTCCGGTCGAAGAGTCCACAAGTAAGAAATCGGCTGAGCAACtaagcaatgaagccatgtTCCTTTTTGTTAAGAAATTCAGCAAGTTCATGCGcaaaaatcaatctcaaaataataaaccttattttaaaaaggacCATACTGAGGATGGTCAAGGttgttttaactgtggaaagaagggacactttattgcagaatgcaacaggccaaagaaggatgaaaagaaacaagaaaataGAAGACGGTTCAAAGACAACAAGAATTTTATCAAGAAAAGAATCAGCGAGTTCTGATTGCAGAAGAAGACAAAGGTAAATGGGCTGAAACCGAGTCAGAGAAATCCT is a window encoding:
- the LOC142527122 gene encoding uncharacterized protein LOC142527122, yielding MASFSKIPMFSKEDYDDWKIRMQAHLAAQDDDMWFVITDGPMKIMKVNTVVGTTEGAPQMIEKHRSEWTAEDKKKANLDNVEKDILYKTLDKNMFAKIKTCTTAKEIWEKLTQLCERNDQTKENKLTVAIQKFDNAKMKPGETLAEFDERFSSIIIELISLGKEYSNREIALKVMRALPR